One region of Polaribacter pectinis genomic DNA includes:
- a CDS encoding M23 family metallopeptidase, giving the protein MKKNKLSLLIIFLFLSQLFLAQKKNSGVKYKRNKDKSVTFSYYSTMPSSVFIILKFKRLTNTFGDQVKKTVKGYSDVITTLNPINDDSGIGFSYSYKTFYGNLDKKPNHDFKYILPFKKNKTIKVRNLNYLGKKFGDKEPENWKSFQFLTSPNDTVFAIRKGIVVKVIDEFKSDNSKTYGYKNKSNAIIIEHEDGTLARYSVLKHKSLMVKVGDIVYPTAPIAIAGSYDKPENSQLRLSVYYLNERVKEYDFYAKKRTISNQIHIYSYVNPLFYVNSNKIIKLEKNEMYTSFYDDSTIEVEMSKREVKKWKKKGLLVKRK; this is encoded by the coding sequence ATGAAAAAAAATAAATTATCACTTCTTATAATCTTCTTGTTTCTTTCACAACTTTTTTTGGCACAAAAGAAAAATAGTGGTGTAAAATATAAACGGAATAAAGATAAATCTGTTACTTTTTCATATTATTCTACAATGCCAAGTAGTGTTTTTATTATTCTTAAATTTAAAAGATTAACAAATACTTTTGGAGATCAAGTAAAAAAAACCGTGAAAGGTTACAGCGATGTAATTACAACACTAAACCCAATTAATGATGATTCTGGAATTGGGTTTTCATATTCTTACAAAACATTTTATGGAAATCTTGATAAAAAACCTAATCATGACTTTAAATACATTTTACCATTCAAAAAAAATAAAACGATAAAAGTTAGAAACCTTAATTATTTAGGGAAAAAATTTGGAGACAAGGAACCAGAAAACTGGAAGTCCTTTCAGTTTTTAACTTCACCAAATGATACCGTTTTTGCTATTAGAAAAGGAATTGTAGTAAAAGTTATTGATGAATTTAAAAGCGATAATAGTAAAACTTACGGTTACAAAAATAAATCTAATGCTATAATTATTGAACACGAAGATGGAACTCTGGCTAGATATAGTGTTTTAAAACATAAAAGTTTAATGGTAAAGGTTGGGGATATTGTTTACCCAACTGCACCAATAGCAATTGCAGGTTCATATGATAAGCCTGAAAATAGCCAATTAAGACTATCTGTTTATTATTTAAACGAAAGAGTTAAAGAGTATGATTTTTATGCTAAAAAACGAACAATTTCTAATCAAATTCATATTTATTCTTATGTAAACCCTCTTTTCTATGTAAACTCTAATAAAATTATTAAATTAGAAAAAAACGAAATGTATACTTCTTTTTATGATGATTCTACAATTGAAGTTGAAATGTCTAAAAGAGAGGTAAAAAAATGGAAGAAAAAAGGTTTGCTAGTTAAAAGAAAATAA
- the trmB gene encoding tRNA (guanosine(46)-N7)-methyltransferase TrmB translates to MGSKNKLKRFKENETFKNVIQPTREEVVTNFSHKGKWHSFFGNENPIIVELGCGKGEYTIALARKNPNKNYIGIDIKGARFWRGAKTALEENLPNVAFVRTQIELVDFIFAENEVSEIWITFPDPQIKYQRTKHRMTNSTFLKKYNVILKENGIMNLKTDSEFMHGYTLGLLHGEGHEILNANHNVYKNEGSPKEVTETQTFYENQYLAVDKPITYIQFRLKY, encoded by the coding sequence TTGGGAAGCAAAAACAAACTAAAACGTTTCAAAGAAAATGAAACGTTCAAAAATGTCATTCAGCCAACAAGAGAAGAAGTTGTAACTAACTTTTCTCATAAAGGTAAATGGCATTCTTTTTTTGGAAACGAGAACCCGATTATTGTTGAATTGGGTTGTGGTAAAGGCGAATATACTATTGCTTTAGCCAGAAAAAATCCGAATAAAAATTATATTGGAATTGATATAAAAGGCGCTCGTTTTTGGCGAGGTGCAAAAACTGCATTAGAAGAAAATTTACCAAATGTTGCATTTGTAAGAACTCAAATTGAGTTGGTAGATTTTATTTTTGCAGAAAACGAAGTTTCTGAAATTTGGATTACTTTCCCAGATCCGCAGATAAAATACCAACGTACAAAACATAGAATGACAAACTCTACTTTTCTAAAAAAATACAATGTTATTTTAAAAGAAAACGGAATTATGAATCTAAAAACCGACAGCGAATTTATGCATGGTTACACTTTAGGTTTATTGCATGGAGAAGGTCACGAAATTTTGAATGCAAACCACAATGTCTATAAAAACGAAGGTTCTCCAAAGGAAGTTACAGAAACTCAAACTTTTTACGAAAATCAATATTTAGCTGTAGACAAACCAATTACATACATTCAATTTAGATTGAAGTATTAG
- a CDS encoding DUF6341 family protein translates to MIASNIFRWIGSLFTDLLFIPFNWLRTSVAHADLGWWISNAVNWFFLAVLLVLFAYWMKESKRFVKEGTEDRA, encoded by the coding sequence ATGATAGCAAGCAATATTTTTAGATGGATTGGTAGTTTATTTACAGATCTTTTATTCATCCCTTTTAATTGGTTACGCACAAGTGTAGCACATGCAGATTTAGGATGGTGGATTTCTAACGCTGTAAATTGGTTTTTTCTAGCAGTTTTATTAGTTCTATTTGCATATTGGATGAAAGAATCTAAACGATTTGTAAAAGAAGGAACAGAAGACAGAGCTTAA
- a CDS encoding DUF3108 domain-containing protein, whose product MKKHIILFLVITIAFSVTSQEKKTAFKSGEWLRYKMSYSGFLRAGTAVLEVDETDFNGKKVFHTKGSGWTSGMIKWFFKVDDLYESYFDMDTVKPYLFKRKIDEGGYKKHRQTSFNYNSNKAYVQDFTKQKDTSVAFTNVQDMLSSFYYLRNRDVKNMKKGDEIAIDMFMDSQIYPFKLRFLGKEVLNTKFGKVNTLIFRPLVQSGRVFKAQESVTIWITDDANKIPIKMKADLSVGSLRAELEQYKGLANEFGKK is encoded by the coding sequence ATGAAAAAACATATTATTTTATTTTTAGTAATCACAATAGCATTTTCTGTTACAAGTCAAGAGAAAAAAACTGCTTTTAAAAGTGGAGAATGGCTTCGTTATAAAATGAGTTATAGTGGTTTTTTAAGAGCTGGAACTGCTGTTTTAGAGGTTGATGAAACTGATTTTAATGGTAAGAAAGTTTTTCATACAAAAGGAAGTGGATGGACTTCTGGAATGATAAAATGGTTTTTTAAAGTTGATGATTTATATGAATCTTATTTTGATATGGATACTGTAAAACCTTATCTATTTAAAAGAAAAATAGACGAAGGTGGTTATAAAAAACATAGGCAAACGTCATTTAATTATAATTCTAATAAAGCTTATGTTCAAGATTTTACCAAACAAAAAGATACTTCTGTAGCATTTACAAATGTACAAGATATGTTATCTTCTTTTTACTATTTAAGAAACAGAGATGTTAAAAATATGAAAAAAGGAGATGAAATAGCTATAGATATGTTTATGGACTCTCAAATATATCCTTTTAAGCTACGTTTTTTAGGGAAAGAGGTTCTAAATACAAAATTTGGAAAGGTTAATACTTTAATATTTAGACCTTTAGTTCAGTCTGGAAGAGTATTTAAAGCTCAAGAAAGCGTAACTATTTGGATTACTGATGACGCCAATAAAATACCAATTAAAATGAAAGCAGATTTATCTGTAGGTTCTTTAAGAGCAGAATTAGAGCAATATAAAGGTTTGGCAAATGAATTTGGTAAAAAATAA
- a CDS encoding NAD(P)/FAD-dependent oxidoreductase, giving the protein MITTDILIIGAGPTGLFTVFEAGLLKLRCHLIDALPQAGGQCSEIYPKKPIYDIPAYPEILAGDLTDKLMEQIKQFEPGFTLGERADTIEKQEDGTFVVTTNKGTKHQAKVVAIAGGLGSFEPRKPPIPNIADFEDKGVEYIIRDPEFYRDKKVVISGGGDSALDWSIFLTDVASSVTLIHRRNEFRGALDSVDKVQELKDAGKINMITPAEVKGIIGTDKVEGVSVIQNGGEEFTIETDHFIPLFGLSPKLGPIANWGLEIEKNAIKVNNALDYQTNIPGIYAIGDVNTYPGKLKLILCGFHEATLMCQSAFQRIFPDKKYVMKYTTVGGVDGFDGTRKEAPKAVVKKIE; this is encoded by the coding sequence ATGATTACAACAGATATCTTAATTATTGGTGCAGGACCCACAGGATTATTTACCGTTTTTGAAGCAGGATTGTTAAAACTGCGTTGTCATTTAATAGATGCTTTACCACAAGCTGGTGGGCAATGTTCAGAGATTTATCCTAAAAAACCAATTTATGATATTCCTGCATATCCAGAAATTTTAGCAGGCGATTTAACCGATAAATTAATGGAACAAATTAAACAATTTGAACCAGGTTTTACATTGGGTGAACGTGCAGATACCATCGAAAAACAAGAAGATGGAACTTTTGTTGTAACCACAAATAAAGGAACAAAACACCAGGCAAAAGTTGTTGCAATTGCTGGTGGATTAGGTTCTTTCGAGCCAAGAAAACCACCAATTCCTAACATTGCAGATTTTGAGGATAAAGGAGTAGAATACATTATTCGTGATCCAGAATTTTACAGAGACAAAAAAGTAGTAATTTCTGGAGGTGGAGATTCAGCATTAGATTGGTCTATTTTTTTAACAGATGTTGCTTCTTCAGTTACATTAATTCACAGAAGAAACGAATTTAGAGGCGCTTTAGATTCTGTAGATAAAGTGCAAGAATTAAAAGATGCTGGTAAAATTAACATGATTACACCTGCAGAAGTAAAAGGAATTATAGGAACAGACAAAGTAGAAGGTGTTTCTGTGATACAAAATGGTGGAGAAGAATTTACAATTGAAACCGATCATTTTATTCCTCTTTTTGGTTTGTCGCCAAAATTAGGGCCAATAGCCAATTGGGGATTAGAAATTGAGAAAAACGCCATTAAAGTAAACAACGCTTTAGATTATCAAACAAATATTCCAGGAATCTACGCAATTGGAGATGTAAACACATATCCAGGAAAATTAAAATTGATTCTTTGTGGTTTTCATGAAGCAACATTAATGTGTCAGAGTGCGTTTCAAAGAATTTTTCCTGATAAAAAATACGTAATGAAATACACAACAGTTGGTGGTGTAGATGGTTTTGACGGAACACGTAAAGAAGCCCCAAAAGCAGTTGTTAAAAAGATTGAGTAA
- a CDS encoding DUF6427 family protein has translation MLANFLSKSKPINFIVLLAFFFCFFLLAVFNTFFVDSFNIDELLKIGIFFLLFLGIFFFYNFIISKNNLTFDNSYAFFSFTLFLSFTLPSILEYKILILILLHLLFLRKIYSLKSIKQLIKKIFDAGFWLGICFFIEPLSIVFFVLIYAGIYLHQKITIHTIISPIIGFITPLIIYFTYCFWFDNIEEFQQLFYFYDVKTFLIYSENDSIWFVGFILLTTLLSLFIKSPKALSVNNSFKKNWILLIINLIISLLFVLIIEDKNASEIVYLLFPTSVIIANGLEEIKSSLAKNVIFILILIGVITHQFLL, from the coding sequence ATGCTAGCCAATTTTTTAAGCAAATCTAAACCAATCAATTTTATAGTTTTATTAGCTTTCTTTTTCTGCTTCTTTTTATTAGCTGTTTTTAACACCTTTTTTGTTGACAGTTTTAATATAGATGAACTCTTAAAAATCGGGATCTTTTTTCTTCTCTTTTTAGGAATATTTTTCTTTTATAATTTTATTATTTCTAAAAATAATCTAACGTTTGATAACTCGTATGCATTTTTCTCATTTACCCTCTTCCTATCCTTTACACTACCCAGCATATTAGAATATAAAATACTGATTTTAATACTTTTACATCTTCTGTTTTTAAGAAAAATCTATAGCTTAAAATCTATAAAACAACTAATAAAAAAAATATTTGACGCTGGTTTTTGGCTTGGAATTTGCTTTTTTATAGAACCTTTATCCATAGTGTTTTTTGTACTTATATATGCCGGAATATATTTACATCAAAAAATAACAATTCACACAATTATAAGCCCAATTATTGGTTTTATAACACCACTAATTATTTACTTTACATATTGTTTTTGGTTTGATAATATTGAAGAGTTTCAGCAACTTTTTTACTTTTATGACGTAAAAACCTTTTTAATTTATTCTGAAAACGATAGTATTTGGTTTGTAGGTTTTATACTTTTAACAACATTACTATCATTATTTATAAAATCTCCAAAAGCATTATCAGTAAATAATTCCTTTAAGAAAAATTGGATTCTACTAATTATAAACTTAATAATATCCTTGCTTTTTGTATTGATAATTGAAGATAAAAACGCATCAGAAATTGTTTACCTACTATTTCCAACAAGTGTAATTATTGCAAACGGATTAGAAGAAATTAAGAGCAGTTTGGCTAAAAATGTAATTTTTATTTTGATATTAATTGGTGTAATTACACATCAGTTTTTGTTATAA
- the hppD gene encoding 4-hydroxyphenylpyruvate dioxygenase: MSKKIESVNYGLEKIFEGAQDFLPLLGTDYVEFYVGNAKQSAHFYKTAFGFQSYAYRGLETGAKDSVSYVLTQDKIKIILTTPLNSKSPINDHIVKHGDGVKIVALWVEDARKSYEETTSRGAKSYMEPTVEKDEFGEVVRAGIYTYGETVHMFVERKNYKGAFLPGFQKWESDYNPPTSGLKYIDHMVGNVGWNQMNKWVKFYEDVMGFVNFLSFDDKQIHTEYSALMSKVMSNGNGRIKFPINEPAEGKKRSQIEEYLDFYEGAGVQHIAMATDDIIKTVSQLKANGIEFLSTPPEEYYRAVPGRLEEHSHELREDIEKLKGLGIMIDADEEGYLLQIFTKPVEDRPTLFFEIIQRMGARGFGAGNFKALFESIEREQAKRGTL, from the coding sequence ATGTCAAAAAAAATAGAATCAGTTAATTACGGGTTAGAAAAAATATTTGAAGGAGCACAAGATTTCCTTCCACTTTTAGGAACAGATTATGTAGAGTTTTACGTTGGTAACGCAAAACAATCTGCACATTTCTATAAAACAGCATTTGGGTTTCAATCTTACGCTTATCGTGGATTAGAAACTGGCGCAAAAGATTCTGTAAGTTATGTGTTAACGCAAGATAAAATCAAAATTATCTTAACAACACCTTTAAACAGTAAATCACCAATAAACGACCATATTGTAAAACATGGAGATGGCGTTAAAATAGTAGCGCTTTGGGTAGAAGATGCCAGAAAATCTTACGAAGAAACCACATCAAGAGGCGCAAAATCTTATATGGAACCAACTGTAGAAAAAGATGAGTTTGGTGAAGTTGTTAGAGCGGGAATTTACACTTATGGAGAAACTGTACACATGTTTGTAGAGCGTAAAAACTACAAAGGAGCATTTTTACCAGGTTTTCAAAAATGGGAATCAGATTACAATCCACCAACATCTGGGTTAAAATACATAGATCATATGGTAGGTAATGTTGGATGGAACCAAATGAATAAATGGGTAAAATTCTATGAAGATGTAATGGGGTTTGTCAACTTTTTATCTTTTGATGATAAGCAGATTCATACAGAATATTCAGCATTAATGAGTAAAGTAATGTCGAATGGAAATGGAAGAATCAAATTTCCAATAAACGAACCAGCAGAAGGAAAAAAACGTTCTCAAATTGAAGAATATTTAGATTTTTATGAAGGTGCAGGAGTGCAACATATTGCCATGGCAACAGACGATATTATTAAAACAGTTTCTCAATTAAAAGCAAACGGAATCGAGTTTTTATCAACTCCGCCAGAAGAATATTACAGAGCAGTTCCTGGAAGATTAGAAGAACATAGCCACGAATTAAGAGAAGATATCGAAAAACTAAAAGGTTTAGGAATCATGATTGATGCTGATGAAGAAGGCTATTTATTACAAATTTTTACAAAACCAGTAGAAGACAGACCAACGTTGTTTTTTGAAATCATTCAAAGAATGGGAGCCAGAGGTTTTGGAGCAGGAAACTTTAAAGCATTGTTCGAATCTATAGAAAGAGAACAAGCAAAAAGAGGAACGCTTTAG
- a CDS encoding tryptophan 2,3-dioxygenase family protein: protein MNRDEILKAIEEKYDKLGVPVDAMLEGLLHSTPITYWDYIQTDALLGLQTPRTTQPDEMVFIMYHQVNELLFKMILWEIDQVAKTVEVRADKFSMHLGRISRYFDMLCSSFSVMADGMEREQYLKFRNTLTPASGFQSAQYRKIEFASTELINLIDARFRDDIDRSSSFKHAYNHLYWQAAGKNYTTGQKSTLLNLFEKKYIGEFIDFMEDYNDINLSLKFKQLPKEVQENEDLIKAMRHYDYTVNVKWVMAHYNAAGKYIGGNDSELKATGGSNWRKYMHPKYQRRIFFPYLWSEEELKNWGTF from the coding sequence ATGAACAGAGACGAAATTTTAAAAGCAATAGAAGAAAAGTACGATAAATTAGGTGTACCAGTAGATGCCATGTTAGAAGGTTTATTGCACAGCACACCAATTACGTATTGGGATTATATTCAGACAGACGCACTTTTAGGTTTGCAAACGCCAAGAACTACGCAGCCAGATGAAATGGTTTTTATAATGTATCATCAAGTAAACGAATTGTTGTTTAAAATGATACTTTGGGAAATAGACCAAGTTGCAAAAACGGTAGAAGTTAGAGCAGATAAATTTTCGATGCATTTGGGCAGAATTAGTAGATATTTTGATATGCTTTGTAGTTCATTTTCTGTAATGGCAGATGGAATGGAACGTGAACAATATCTAAAATTTAGAAATACATTAACGCCTGCAAGTGGTTTTCAATCAGCACAATATAGAAAAATTGAATTTGCATCTACTGAACTAATCAACTTAATTGATGCGCGTTTTAGAGATGATATTGATAGAAGTTCTTCATTTAAACACGCATATAACCATTTGTATTGGCAAGCTGCAGGTAAAAATTATACAACCGGACAAAAATCGACCTTATTAAACCTTTTTGAAAAAAAATATATTGGTGAGTTTATCGATTTTATGGAAGATTATAACGATATCAACTTATCTCTAAAATTTAAACAACTTCCAAAAGAAGTTCAAGAAAACGAAGACTTAATAAAAGCAATGCGTCATTACGATTATACAGTAAACGTAAAGTGGGTAATGGCTCATTACAACGCTGCTGGAAAATATATTGGTGGTAATGATTCAGAATTAAAAGCAACTGGAGGTAGTAATTGGAGAAAATACATGCATCCAAAATACCAAAGAAGAATATTTTTCCCTTATTTATGGAGTGAAGAAGAATTAAAAAATTGGGGAACTTTTTAA
- a CDS encoding homogentisate 1,2-dioxygenase, with translation MPFYHKLGEIPPKRHTQFRKKDGSLYYEQLFGTIGFDGMSTNSYHEHRPTMVKHIGKQYSVKPKIAKANNIQSYRFRGFQVPPENDYLESRKIVLTNSDCNIILSAPKKSTTDYFYKNTDADEVIFIHKGTGKLRTHLGNLDFKYGDYLVIPRGIIYKLDFDDENNRLFIVESYSPVYTPKRYRNWFGQLLEHSPFCERDLRRPYELETNNELGDFLIKVKKQGEIIEMTYASHPFDVVGYDGYNFPYAFSIHDFEPITGRIHQPPPVHQTFETNAFVICSFVPRLYDYHPNSIPAPYNHSNIDSDEVLYYVDGDFMSRNDIDQGHISLHPAGIPHGPHPGTTEKSIGKTKTEELAVMVDTFKPLQVTEEAMKIADEDYYKSWLESPS, from the coding sequence ATGCCTTTTTATCATAAATTAGGAGAAATTCCACCTAAAAGACACACACAATTCCGTAAAAAAGACGGTAGTTTATATTACGAACAATTGTTTGGTACTATTGGTTTCGACGGAATGTCTACCAACAGTTATCACGAACACAGGCCAACAATGGTCAAACATATTGGTAAACAATATTCAGTAAAACCAAAAATTGCCAAAGCAAATAATATTCAATCTTATCGATTTCGCGGATTTCAAGTCCCACCAGAAAACGATTATTTAGAAAGCAGAAAAATCGTTTTAACAAATTCCGATTGTAATATTATTTTATCAGCACCAAAAAAATCTACCACAGATTATTTCTACAAAAATACAGATGCAGATGAAGTAATTTTCATCCATAAAGGAACCGGAAAATTAAGAACGCATTTGGGAAATCTCGATTTTAAATATGGAGATTATTTGGTAATTCCACGTGGAATTATCTACAAATTAGATTTCGACGACGAAAATAATCGACTTTTTATCGTAGAATCTTACAGTCCAGTGTATACGCCAAAACGTTACAGAAACTGGTTTGGTCAGTTGTTAGAACATTCACCATTTTGTGAACGAGATTTAAGAAGACCTTACGAATTAGAAACAAATAATGAACTTGGCGATTTCTTAATCAAAGTAAAAAAACAAGGCGAAATTATAGAAATGACCTACGCTTCTCATCCTTTTGATGTAGTTGGTTACGATGGTTATAATTTCCCTTACGCATTTTCTATTCACGATTTTGAGCCAATTACTGGACGAATTCATCAACCACCACCAGTTCATCAAACTTTTGAGACTAACGCATTTGTAATTTGCAGTTTTGTGCCACGTTTGTACGATTATCATCCAAACTCAATTCCTGCGCCTTACAATCATAGTAATATCGATTCAGACGAGGTTTTGTATTATGTAGATGGCGATTTTATGAGTAGAAACGACATAGATCAAGGTCATATTTCCTTGCATCCAGCAGGAATTCCTCATGGTCCACATCCAGGAACAACAGAAAAAAGTATAGGTAAAACCAAAACCGAAGAATTGGCAGTTATGGTAGATACTTTTAAACCTTTACAGGTTACAGAAGAAGCCATGAAAATTGCGGATGAAGATTATTATAAATCTTGGTTGGAAAGCCCATCTTAA
- a CDS encoding NifU family protein, with the protein MTAEETLSNVEKALDEIRPFLMSDGGNIKLLSIEDSIVKVQLEGACTGCSVNQMTLKNGVEATIKKYAPQIEEVINVA; encoded by the coding sequence ATGACAGCAGAAGAAACATTAAGTAATGTAGAAAAAGCGTTAGATGAAATTCGTCCGTTTTTAATGAGCGATGGTGGAAACATCAAATTACTTTCAATCGAAGATTCTATTGTAAAAGTACAATTAGAAGGCGCTTGCACAGGTTGTTCAGTAAATCAAATGACGCTAAAAAACGGAGTAGAAGCAACCATTAAAAAGTACGCTCCACAAATAGAAGAAGTTATAAACGTTGCCTAA
- the upp gene encoding uracil phosphoribosyltransferase, translating into MNIHYIGENNSILNKFVSEIRDVKIQKDSLRFRRNIERIGEILGYELSKNLSYSGVYVETPLGKKKLQLSYNDVVLCSILRAGLPLHQGLLNYFDDAENAFISAYRHHPNKDKEFEIIVEYFAAPSIENKTLLLADPMLATGQSLAAVYQAIKKHGTPKEIHIVAVIGSTEGVEFVKNNFPENTHLWIAAIDDVLNDKGYIVPGLGDAGDLAFGSKL; encoded by the coding sequence ATGAACATACATTATATAGGAGAAAATAACTCAATTTTAAACAAATTTGTATCTGAAATAAGAGATGTGAAAATTCAAAAAGATTCGCTTCGTTTTAGACGAAATATTGAAAGAATTGGTGAGATTTTGGGATATGAATTAAGTAAAAACCTTTCTTATTCTGGAGTTTATGTAGAAACACCTTTAGGTAAAAAGAAACTTCAATTATCTTATAATGATGTTGTTTTGTGTTCTATTTTACGTGCGGGTTTGCCTTTGCATCAAGGATTGTTAAATTATTTCGATGATGCAGAAAATGCATTTATTTCAGCCTATAGACACCATCCTAATAAAGATAAAGAATTTGAAATTATAGTAGAATACTTTGCAGCGCCTTCAATTGAAAATAAGACTTTGTTATTAGCAGACCCAATGTTAGCAACTGGACAAAGTTTAGCTGCTGTTTACCAAGCAATAAAAAAGCACGGTACGCCAAAAGAGATTCATATTGTGGCAGTAATCGGTTCTACAGAAGGAGTTGAGTTTGTTAAAAACAATTTTCCAGAAAACACACATTTGTGGATAGCTGCTATTGATGATGTTTTAAATGATAAAGGCTACATTGTTCCTGGTTTAGGAGACGCAGGAGATTTGGCTTTTGGTAGTAAATTATAA
- a CDS encoding MGMT family protein → MKEPDNFFDKVYKVVRLIPHGKVTSYGAIATYLGAAKSARMVGWAMNKAHNLEDVPAHRVVNKKGLLTGKHHFDGTNLMQQLLESEGIVVIENQIQNLETVFWNPKEELPNYFLNK, encoded by the coding sequence GTGAAAGAACCCGATAATTTTTTTGATAAAGTTTACAAAGTTGTGCGTTTAATTCCTCACGGAAAAGTAACAAGTTATGGTGCAATTGCAACATATTTGGGTGCAGCAAAATCTGCAAGAATGGTAGGTTGGGCAATGAACAAAGCACATAATTTAGAAGACGTACCAGCTCATAGAGTTGTAAATAAGAAAGGATTATTAACTGGAAAACATCATTTCGATGGTACAAATCTAATGCAACAATTATTAGAAAGCGAAGGAATTGTAGTTATTGAAAATCAAATTCAAAATTTAGAAACCGTTTTCTGGAATCCAAAAGAGGAATTACCTAATTACTTTTTAAATAAGTAA
- a CDS encoding Mrp/NBP35 family ATP-binding protein: MSFNKQNIKQALETITAPGEGKSLVENNNLKNIVIFGNEVIVEITISNPTLQAKKKVESEITKAIKSNVSEDIDVKVNVTVEKPVAKENSNPNQIRGKEIPNIKNIIAIASGKGGVGKSTITANTAISLAKMGFNVGVLDADVYGPSQHIMFDVEKAKPLSVKVDGRSKMKPIENYGVKLLSLGFFTDPNQAVIWRGPMASKALNQLIFDGAWGELDFLLIDLPPGTGDVHLSIVQALPINGAVVVSTPQNIALADAKKGVAMFQQENINVPVLGIVENMAYFTPEELPDNKYYIFGKDGAKNLAEDIKTQFLGEIPLVQSIRESGDVGHPVALQNGTVLEEAFNNITKEMVAQLLKRNENLPPTEVVRITTMSGCSSVKK, translated from the coding sequence ATGAGTTTTAACAAACAAAATATAAAACAAGCATTAGAAACCATTACTGCTCCTGGAGAAGGAAAGAGTTTGGTGGAAAATAACAACTTAAAAAACATCGTAATTTTTGGTAACGAAGTAATTGTAGAAATTACAATTAGCAATCCAACATTACAGGCAAAAAAGAAAGTTGAATCAGAAATTACAAAAGCAATTAAAAGCAATGTTTCTGAAGATATAGACGTAAAAGTGAATGTAACTGTAGAAAAACCAGTTGCAAAAGAAAATTCAAATCCGAATCAAATTCGTGGTAAGGAAATTCCGAATATTAAAAACATTATTGCAATTGCATCTGGAAAAGGTGGTGTTGGTAAATCTACAATTACAGCAAACACAGCTATTTCTTTAGCAAAAATGGGCTTTAATGTTGGTGTTTTAGATGCAGATGTTTATGGACCATCGCAACATATTATGTTCGATGTAGAAAAAGCAAAACCACTTTCTGTAAAAGTAGATGGACGATCTAAAATGAAACCAATCGAAAATTACGGAGTAAAATTATTGTCTTTAGGTTTCTTTACAGACCCAAATCAAGCAGTAATTTGGAGAGGACCAATGGCTTCTAAAGCGTTAAATCAACTTATTTTCGATGGAGCTTGGGGTGAGTTAGACTTTCTTTTAATCGATTTACCACCAGGAACAGGAGATGTACATTTATCAATCGTACAAGCTTTACCAATAAATGGAGCAGTTGTAGTAAGTACACCACAAAACATTGCGTTGGCAGATGCTAAAAAAGGAGTTGCCATGTTCCAACAAGAAAATATTAACGTTCCCGTTTTAGGAATCGTAGAAAATATGGCATATTTTACACCAGAAGAATTGCCAGATAATAAATATTATATCTTTGGAAAAGATGGTGCAAAAAACTTGGCAGAAGATATTAAAACCCAGTTTTTAGGCGAAATCCCTTTAGTACAAAGTATTCGTGAATCTGGCGATGTTGGGCATCCAGTAGCGTTACAAAACGGAACCGTTTTAGAAGAAGCCTTCAATAATATTACCAAAGAAATGGTTGCTCAATTATTAAAAAGAAACGAGAATTTACCACCAACAGAAGTGGTAAGAATTACAACAATGAGTGGTTGTAGTTCAGTAAAAAAATAA